A part of Kitasatospora acidiphila genomic DNA contains:
- a CDS encoding Dyp-type peroxidase, which produces MPTEPGNPQDPARPAATGLGRRGALFAAGAVLAAGVGAAADELARGGRTPGRAATGAPPPEAAIPFHGSRQAGVTVPQQPATHLLAFDLPQTSAAADRQTLRGVLGALTRTLATAASDAPPDPRLQGGGTTRLSSLVGVGPALATRLGLDVPAELAELPPFPGDRLDPARGGGDLLVQLCAADRWTLTVAAELAGTAAHTAGAAPRWSQSGFLPRTAPGTTPRNLFGFKDGTANPDDAAAEQWVWGPPGAHRNGTVLVYRRIRMDVAGFAALPEDQRDRVIGRRAGDGVPLTGTAEHDDPDIYAKNPDGSYVIPATAHVRLTSPRLDGGARMLRRSYSYDDGPTDRGLLFCAFMRDPAQFTRVQNRLAGRDALMPFLTHQASAVAYVLPGAAPGGTLGDRLWT; this is translated from the coding sequence ATGCCCACCGAACCGGGAAATCCGCAGGATCCGGCCCGACCCGCCGCAACCGGTCTCGGTCGGCGAGGAGCCCTGTTCGCCGCCGGAGCGGTGCTCGCCGCAGGGGTCGGCGCGGCGGCCGACGAGCTGGCGAGGGGCGGCCGGACCCCCGGCCGCGCCGCCACCGGCGCCCCGCCGCCCGAGGCCGCGATCCCCTTCCACGGCTCCCGGCAGGCAGGTGTGACGGTGCCTCAGCAGCCGGCCACGCACCTGCTCGCCTTCGACCTCCCGCAGACCTCCGCCGCGGCCGACCGGCAGACCCTGCGCGGCGTCCTCGGCGCCCTGACCCGCACCCTCGCCACCGCGGCCTCCGACGCTCCGCCGGATCCGCGACTGCAGGGCGGCGGCACGACCCGGCTCAGCTCGCTGGTCGGCGTCGGCCCCGCCCTCGCCACCCGGCTCGGCCTCGACGTCCCCGCCGAACTGGCCGAGTTGCCGCCCTTCCCCGGCGACCGCCTCGACCCGGCGCGCGGTGGCGGCGACCTCCTGGTCCAGCTGTGCGCGGCCGACCGCTGGACCCTCACCGTCGCCGCCGAACTCGCCGGCACGGCCGCGCACACCGCCGGCGCCGCACCCCGCTGGAGCCAGTCCGGCTTCCTGCCCCGCACCGCCCCCGGCACCACCCCGCGCAACCTGTTCGGCTTCAAGGACGGCACCGCCAACCCGGACGACGCGGCGGCCGAGCAGTGGGTCTGGGGCCCGCCCGGGGCCCACCGGAACGGCACCGTCCTGGTCTACCGCAGGATCCGGATGGACGTCGCCGGCTTCGCGGCCCTGCCCGAGGACCAGCGTGACCGGGTGATCGGCCGCCGCGCCGGCGACGGTGTCCCGCTCACCGGCACCGCCGAGCACGACGACCCGGACATCTACGCCAAGAACCCCGACGGCTCCTACGTCATCCCCGCCACCGCCCACGTCCGTCTCACCAGCCCCCGCCTCGACGGCGGTGCCCGCATGCTCCGCCGCAGCTACAGCTACGACGACGGCCCGACCGACCGCGGCCTGCTCTTCTGCGCCTTCATGCGCGACCCGGCCCAGTTCACCCGCGTCCAGAACCGCCTGGCCGGCCGGGACGCCCTCATGCCGTTCCTCACGCACCAGGCCTCGGCCGTGGCCTACGTCCTGCCGGGCGCCGCACCCGGCGGGACGCTCGGCGACCGGCTCTGGACGTGA
- a CDS encoding NmrA/HSCARG family protein, whose translation MSDKKPVILVTGATGGQGGAVARRLLDTSWAVRALVRDPDSPRAGELVALGAELATGDLDDPGSLRAAAQGAHGVFSVQPAVLTDPDPDREVQQGRNVADAARAAGVAHLVYSSVGGAERLSGVPHFETKAAIEAHLDTLGVPATVLRPVFFMENWRYLLPQPEHGERTAALALDADTPLQMIALADIGRIAADAFAHPAEFIGRRLEIAGDELTPRQIADVFTAADGIPTRFTRQPTDELRSQAPDLATMFDWLNEHGYRADLTALRERYPELLTLEAWLRPAAVLAR comes from the coding sequence ATGTCGGACAAGAAGCCGGTCATCTTGGTCACCGGCGCCACCGGCGGCCAGGGCGGCGCCGTCGCCCGCCGACTGCTGGACACCAGCTGGGCGGTGCGCGCCCTGGTCCGCGACCCGGACAGCCCGCGAGCCGGGGAACTCGTCGCACTCGGCGCCGAGTTGGCCACCGGCGACCTCGACGACCCGGGGTCGCTGCGCGCGGCGGCCCAGGGCGCGCACGGCGTCTTCAGCGTCCAGCCCGCCGTCCTGACCGACCCCGACCCCGATCGCGAGGTCCAGCAGGGCCGCAATGTCGCCGACGCGGCCCGGGCCGCCGGTGTCGCGCACCTGGTGTACAGCTCGGTCGGCGGTGCCGAACGGCTCTCCGGCGTACCGCACTTCGAGACCAAGGCGGCGATCGAGGCGCACCTCGACACCCTCGGGGTGCCCGCCACGGTGCTGCGGCCGGTGTTCTTCATGGAGAACTGGCGCTATCTGCTGCCGCAGCCGGAGCACGGCGAGCGCACCGCTGCGCTCGCGCTGGACGCCGACACCCCGCTGCAGATGATCGCCCTGGCCGACATCGGCCGGATCGCCGCCGACGCCTTCGCCCATCCCGCCGAGTTCATCGGCCGGCGGCTGGAGATCGCCGGCGACGAACTGACCCCGCGTCAGATCGCCGACGTCTTCACGGCAGCCGACGGCATCCCGACCCGCTTCACCCGGCAGCCGACCGACGAACTGCGCTCCCAGGCCCCGGACCTGGCCACCATGTTCGACTGGTTGAACGAGCACGGCTACCGCGCCGACCTCACCGCCCTCCGCGAGCGCTACCCCGAACTGCTCACCCTGGAGGCCTGGTTGCGTCCGGCCGCGGTCCTGGCGCGGTAG
- a CDS encoding EamA family transporter — translation MRRTALTAITPVIFGTTYVVTTELLPAGHPLLAGLMRALPAGLIALLVTRTLPRGAWWGKAAVLGMLNIGLAFPLLFVAAERLPGGVAATLGAVQPLVVALLAVPALRERLSGWRVAWGLAGVLGVGLVVIGPKAALDPVGIAAGLGNAASMALGVTLTKRWGRPAGASPTAFAGWQLTAGGLFLLPLTFLVEGAMPGITLRAALGFLWLSLGGGLLAYVLWFRGITTLPVSSVAVLVLISPLVAAILGAVVLGQTLGALQLVGFVISLAAIVAGQLPAPAKLFNRR, via the coding sequence CTGCGGCGCACCGCCCTGACCGCCATCACCCCAGTGATCTTCGGCACCACCTACGTCGTCACCACCGAGCTCCTCCCGGCGGGGCACCCGCTCCTCGCGGGACTCATGCGGGCGCTGCCGGCCGGCCTGATCGCGCTGCTGGTCACCCGGACGCTGCCGCGCGGCGCCTGGTGGGGGAAGGCCGCGGTGCTGGGCATGCTCAACATCGGCCTGGCGTTCCCGCTGCTCTTCGTCGCCGCCGAGCGCCTGCCGGGCGGGGTGGCCGCCACGCTGGGGGCGGTCCAGCCGCTCGTCGTCGCGCTGCTCGCGGTGCCGGCCCTGCGCGAACGGCTGTCCGGCTGGCGGGTCGCCTGGGGGCTGGCGGGCGTGCTGGGCGTCGGCCTGGTGGTGATCGGGCCGAAGGCGGCGCTCGACCCCGTGGGGATCGCGGCGGGCCTGGGCAACGCGGCCTCGATGGCCCTCGGGGTGACGCTCACCAAGCGCTGGGGACGCCCTGCCGGGGCCAGCCCCACCGCCTTCGCCGGCTGGCAGCTCACCGCCGGGGGCCTGTTCCTGCTGCCGCTCACCTTCCTGGTGGAGGGGGCGATGCCGGGGATCACCCTGCGGGCCGCCCTGGGCTTCCTCTGGCTGAGCCTGGGCGGCGGCCTGCTCGCCTATGTGCTGTGGTTCCGCGGCATCACCACCCTGCCGGTCAGCTCGGTGGCCGTGCTGGTGCTGATCTCGCCGCTGGTCGCCGCGATCCTGGGCGCCGTGGTGCTCGGCCAGACCCTCGGCGCGCTCCAGCTGGTGGGCTTCGTGATCTCGCTCGCCGCCATCGTTGCGGGCCAACTCCCCGCACCCGCAAAGCTGTTCAACCGTCGCTGA
- a CDS encoding right-handed parallel beta-helix repeat-containing protein, translating into MSRSAVRPTAFRGTAARLAVLAASVAMAACGCSSSGSTSADARHPAGTVLRVPQDFRTVQQAVATAREGDTVLIGPGTYRESVQLTKPRVVLRGTDRNAVVFDGGVRLVNGITVTGAGSVVENLTVHGYLANGVLFTGVTDERLQQRGAGGSAYNPLDTARFPAVQGFRATRVTAYDNGLYGIYAFDARGGVIEDSYASGQADSGIYVGQCKPCDTVVRGNTMEHNAVGIELTNASDGLSVLGNRVAGNRVGVTVNSNDQEALAPQHGAVIAGNVVADNNAADTPEQADGGFGIGIGIGGGTGNRVQRNLVRGNQAAGVVVTDPPGHPASDNRVEGNRVTGNGVDLVLAAADPSNCFGGNQPTTQRPDGLEGLAGCGTGARSPLPMGQTAPVQAPPGVPFSQVPAPPAQPSMPDPTAQASPATGLPGAVDPNAYPLPTDADTVPQPQPQPH; encoded by the coding sequence TTGAGCCGATCAGCAGTTCGACCGACGGCGTTCCGGGGAACGGCGGCGCGCCTGGCGGTGCTGGCCGCCTCGGTGGCGATGGCAGCCTGCGGCTGCTCCTCGTCGGGCTCGACGTCCGCCGACGCGCGGCATCCGGCCGGGACCGTGCTGCGCGTGCCGCAGGACTTCCGCACGGTGCAGCAGGCGGTGGCCACCGCTCGCGAGGGCGACACGGTGCTGATCGGCCCCGGCACCTACCGGGAGAGCGTGCAGCTCACCAAGCCCCGCGTGGTGCTCCGCGGCACCGACCGCAACGCGGTGGTCTTCGACGGCGGGGTGCGCCTGGTCAACGGCATCACCGTGACCGGCGCCGGCTCGGTGGTCGAGAACCTCACCGTGCACGGCTACCTCGCCAACGGCGTGCTGTTCACCGGCGTCACCGACGAGCGGCTGCAGCAGCGCGGCGCCGGCGGCTCCGCCTACAACCCGCTGGACACCGCCCGCTTCCCCGCCGTCCAGGGCTTCCGGGCGACCCGGGTGACGGCGTACGACAACGGCCTGTACGGCATCTACGCCTTCGACGCGCGCGGCGGCGTGATCGAGGACTCCTACGCCTCCGGGCAGGCCGACTCGGGCATCTACGTCGGCCAGTGCAAGCCCTGCGACACCGTCGTGCGCGGCAACACCATGGAGCACAACGCGGTCGGCATCGAACTGACCAACGCCTCGGACGGGTTGTCCGTGCTGGGCAACCGCGTCGCGGGCAACCGGGTCGGCGTCACGGTCAACTCCAACGACCAGGAGGCCCTCGCCCCGCAGCACGGCGCGGTGATCGCGGGCAACGTGGTCGCCGACAACAACGCCGCCGACACGCCCGAGCAGGCGGACGGGGGCTTCGGGATCGGCATCGGGATCGGCGGCGGCACCGGGAACCGCGTCCAGCGCAACCTGGTCCGGGGCAACCAGGCGGCCGGGGTGGTCGTCACCGACCCGCCGGGGCACCCGGCGAGCGACAACCGCGTCGAGGGCAACCGGGTCACCGGCAACGGCGTCGACCTGGTGCTGGCCGCGGCCGACCCCAGCAACTGCTTCGGCGGCAACCAGCCCACCACCCAGCGGCCGGACGGCTTGGAGGGCCTCGCGGGCTGCGGGACCGGCGCCCGCAGCCCGCTGCCGATGGGCCAGACCGCGCCGGTGCAGGCTCCGCCCGGCGTTCCGTTCAGCCAGGTGCCGGCACCGCCAGCCCAGCCGTCCATGCCGGACCCGACGGCCCAGGCCAGCCCGGCGACCGGTCTGCCGGGGGCCGTCGACCCGAACGCCTACCCGCTCCCGACGGACGCCGACACCGTGCCGCAGCCGCAGCCGCAGCCGCACTGA
- a CDS encoding LysR family transcriptional regulator → MELQQMRYVIAVAETNSFTRAAERCLVVQSALSHQIARLERELGARLFERTSRRVRLTPAGAAFLPAARQCLDAAERAAAEVAAAVGEVRGRLAVGLIPTVAAVDIPGALRDFRRRYPQVRVGLRVGASDDLVEQVKEGALDVAFLGLPTTARLTGVAARELARDRLVAVVAPDHPLAGGPSVSLGRLATEDFVDLPAGTAGRIQTDQAFAAAGLTREVAFEVTTADFMDRLVGQGLGIAMFPSASVHRLTGVAAVEVTDAPARVEYVIWSPVGRTPAAAAFLDLLDLPGPGGSAAHAARAALGTR, encoded by the coding sequence ATGGAGCTCCAGCAGATGCGCTACGTGATCGCCGTGGCCGAGACCAACAGCTTCACCAGGGCCGCCGAGCGGTGCCTGGTCGTCCAGTCCGCACTCAGCCATCAAATCGCGCGACTGGAACGGGAGTTGGGGGCCCGGCTGTTCGAGCGCACCAGCCGCCGGGTGCGGCTGACGCCGGCCGGCGCGGCGTTCCTCCCCGCCGCCCGCCAGTGCCTGGACGCCGCCGAGCGGGCGGCCGCCGAGGTCGCGGCAGCGGTGGGCGAGGTGCGCGGCCGGCTCGCGGTGGGCCTGATCCCCACCGTCGCCGCCGTCGACATCCCGGGCGCGCTGCGGGACTTCCGCCGGCGGTACCCGCAGGTGCGGGTCGGGCTGCGGGTGGGCGCCAGCGACGACCTGGTCGAGCAGGTCAAGGAGGGGGCCCTCGATGTGGCGTTCCTCGGGCTGCCCACCACGGCGCGGCTGACGGGCGTCGCCGCCCGTGAACTCGCCCGGGACCGGCTGGTCGCGGTGGTCGCCCCGGACCATCCGCTGGCCGGCGGGCCCTCGGTCAGCCTCGGCCGGCTCGCCACCGAGGACTTCGTCGACCTGCCGGCCGGGACCGCCGGTCGGATCCAGACCGACCAGGCCTTCGCGGCCGCCGGCCTCACCCGCGAGGTGGCCTTCGAGGTGACCACCGCGGACTTCATGGACCGGTTGGTCGGTCAGGGGCTCGGCATCGCCATGTTCCCCTCCGCCTCCGTGCACCGGCTCACCGGCGTCGCCGCCGTCGAGGTCACGGACGCGCCGGCCCGGGTCGAGTACGTCATCTGGAGCCCCGTCGGCCGCACCCCCGCGGCGGCCGCCTTCCTGGACCTCCTCGACCTGCCCGGGCCGGGTGGCAGCGCCGCTCACGCGGCTCGAGCGGCGCTCGGCACGCGGTAG
- a CDS encoding isocitrate lyase/PEP mutase family protein — translation MTAQHDSAQLFHALHDPAAPLALANAWDAASARLVEATGARAIATTSAGVAWGLGAADGNRLDRDEAIALIRRVVNTVSVPVTADIESGFGATASEVAETVAQVIAAGAVGINIEDAHAGGSSPLRPVAEQCERIAAARSAADQAGVPLYINARVDTYLRAVGSEETRLQETLDRARAYLDAGATGVFVPGAVDAAVIADLTEGIPAPVNILVGPGAPSVAELSKLGVARVSLGSWVAEAAYAVVRRAATELATTGTYTSLAGALDYNELNHLMHD, via the coding sequence ATGACCGCACAGCACGACAGCGCACAGCTGTTCCACGCCCTCCACGACCCCGCCGCCCCGCTCGCGTTGGCGAATGCCTGGGACGCCGCCAGCGCCCGCCTCGTCGAGGCCACCGGCGCCCGGGCCATCGCCACCACCAGCGCGGGGGTCGCCTGGGGCCTGGGGGCCGCGGACGGCAACCGGCTCGACCGCGACGAGGCGATCGCGCTGATCCGCCGGGTGGTGAACACCGTCTCCGTGCCGGTCACCGCCGACATCGAGAGCGGCTTCGGCGCCACCGCGAGCGAGGTCGCGGAAACCGTCGCCCAGGTCATCGCGGCCGGTGCCGTCGGGATCAACATCGAGGACGCCCACGCGGGCGGCAGTTCCCCGCTGCGTCCCGTCGCCGAGCAGTGCGAGCGCATCGCCGCCGCGCGTTCGGCGGCGGACCAGGCGGGCGTCCCGCTCTACATCAACGCCCGGGTGGACACCTACCTGCGCGCCGTCGGCTCCGAGGAGACCCGCCTCCAGGAGACCCTGGACCGCGCCCGCGCCTACCTCGACGCCGGCGCCACCGGAGTCTTCGTGCCCGGCGCCGTCGACGCGGCCGTGATCGCCGACCTGACCGAGGGCATCCCCGCCCCGGTGAACATCCTGGTCGGCCCCGGTGCACCGTCCGTGGCCGAGTTGTCGAAGCTGGGCGTGGCCAGGGTCAGCCTCGGCTCCTGGGTCGCCGAGGCGGCCTACGCGGTCGTGCGCCGAGCGGCGACCGAACTGGCCACCACCGGCACCTACACGAGCCTGGCCGGCGCGCTCGACTACAACGAGCTCAACCACCTGATGCACGACTGA
- a CDS encoding FAD-dependent monooxygenase, producing MTNTEILISGGGIAGPALAYWLHRAGFSVTLVERAPAPRPGGQTVDLRGAGRTVVTRMGLMEQVRARTVEQRGLALVNAAGRTTATVPEDAFGGEGIISEIEILRGDLADVLYQATRHDVEYLFDDSVTDLRQDEHGVTVTFEKAAPRRFALVVGADGLHSVVRRLAFGPEQQLVRPLSLYNAWFTTTEPLQLDGWYKMFNAPGGLVAAARPGRLPGEVKASLSFRTAEPLAYDRRDTDAQRELLAQRFAGVGGWEVPALLRAMRTAPDFTFDPMGQVRLDSWSRGRTVLLGDAGYCATPLTGLGTSLALVGAYVLAGELAAAAGDHHAAFRAYDRIMRPYVDQAQELPPGGAKGYAPSSALAIRLRAASMRSMTRWPMRSILAAQFAKAGNIALPDYRVPSAARAA from the coding sequence CCGGCCCCGCGCCCGGGCGGCCAGACCGTGGACCTGCGCGGTGCGGGGCGCACCGTGGTCACCCGCATGGGCCTGATGGAGCAGGTCAGGGCCCGGACCGTCGAGCAACGCGGCCTCGCCCTGGTCAACGCCGCCGGCCGGACCACCGCCACCGTGCCGGAGGACGCCTTCGGCGGCGAGGGCATCATCTCCGAGATCGAGATCCTGCGCGGCGACCTGGCCGATGTGCTGTACCAGGCCACCCGCCACGACGTGGAGTACCTCTTCGACGACAGCGTCACCGACCTCCGGCAGGACGAGCACGGCGTCACCGTCACCTTCGAGAAGGCCGCCCCGCGCCGCTTCGCCCTGGTGGTCGGCGCCGACGGCCTGCACTCGGTGGTCCGCCGCCTGGCCTTCGGCCCGGAGCAGCAGCTGGTCCGCCCGCTGAGCCTCTACAACGCCTGGTTCACCACCACCGAGCCGCTCCAACTGGACGGCTGGTACAAGATGTTCAACGCCCCTGGCGGCCTGGTCGCCGCCGCCCGCCCCGGCCGGCTCCCCGGCGAGGTCAAGGCCTCGCTCAGCTTCCGCACCGCCGAGCCGCTCGCGTACGACCGCAGGGACACCGACGCCCAGCGCGAGCTGCTCGCCCAGCGCTTCGCCGGGGTCGGCGGCTGGGAGGTCCCGGCGCTGCTGCGCGCCATGCGCACCGCGCCCGACTTCACCTTCGACCCGATGGGCCAGGTGCGCCTGGACTCCTGGTCGCGCGGCCGCACCGTGCTGCTCGGCGACGCCGGGTACTGCGCCACCCCGCTCACCGGACTGGGCACCAGCCTGGCCCTGGTCGGCGCCTATGTGCTGGCCGGCGAGCTGGCCGCGGCCGCCGGCGACCACCACGCCGCCTTCCGCGCCTACGACCGCATCATGCGCCCCTACGTCGACCAGGCCCAGGAGCTCCCGCCCGGCGGCGCCAAGGGCTACGCCCCGTCCAGCGCCCTGGCCATCCGGCTGCGCGCCGCCTCGATGCGCTCCATGACCCGCTGGCCGATGCGCTCCATCCTGGCCGCCCAGTTCGCCAAGGCCGGCAACATCGCCCTCCCCGACTACCGCGTGCCGAGCGCCGCTCGAGCCGCGTGA